attcaaggtgatgctgggttgcgcttccctgttgatgacattactgagcctctaacaacatgtgagctgcatattccagatggtaataatgcatcaatcatggtggctatcagggttgtatctccaatagaccgaacaaagacaccaagaatccatgggttagttattcaacctggatatgctagcatctcggtcgatagagtgctcaaaggttacagcaatattcctcttgacattgaaggcggtgatggggagaagacactaggagaagcagagaagacatttattcaatggcgcaaacgcttcatcatcattcctgaagCGCCAccacttcccctacctcaccctaggtacgaatgaaagtgaatgaaatattatttttccattaattttatattggcttcaaaaataattgatccataacttgtttttgtagcagggtctccccccagcctagcccaatcattcattccccatctcatcacagcgtcgcggggggcgagacgacttcatccccacggcgatctccaactcctacaccggccccatcgcctccatgatgatctccaactcctacaccggccccaccgcctccacaacgatctccaacgcctccacgccggactccaacaccggcctcatcgcctccatgccggtctccaacaccgcccccaccacctccacagcgacgcactacaaagacgtctaaggtcccggcggcaaagaagacccccaaaaaaagagttatttctcaagaaatacttcctgaaaagactgatgagcaaataaaagctgaagaaggcaaaaaagtgaaagatttttttatagatatccaaaagcagagacaagcgaagtttaaggagaagtcgtacttttacataccacgagatcagctgaggcagaaggtcaaagctcacaagaaaaagatgcttgaagttcgtaagccaccgccactatcagactatgaccgctccctcgtgaagtcacatgatgcacataagaaaaggaaaagagcatcagggaaggatgtcccacagctcggacaacagaagcaaccaatgcaaaatcttgttgttgctaatgaatatggttccaacatagaagtctatcgaccagacaactcgggagaagtgtcggttcaagaccttaatgtttttttgaacaaactggtttaaccttggatcaaatgacgggcaaagctccaatccagaacctggaagttgatacctggaagactgataaatttggcaaaagtttgtacaaccctgtggctctgaatgaattgggtacgcaaatgtacttgctcaacaagtggtacatgcaagcgtgtggtaggggtgagcagtggatctttgtcagatttagagaccatcattacttccgtggagatgacatcttacatattagtttcgaagaattacatcaactattccacttggatgctctggacaaatcaatcattagctccttttgtttgtaagtgattcttacttttatttaataaactcacttccatgcgtacgtgtatataattatcctcatatgtaacttatatttatatacagattctagatgtcagagctccaaagaatataaGACACCAgtattggcttcattgatccttatatcgtattcaaaaccgatattattgtcaaagACCACTGGGTATctaaagcacagacgaatatcatgaagttcttcgtgaagcaacaCGACAAGACAATAAtatttttcccgtacaactttgagtaagtgttaataataatgtagtctatacattttatgtaatatcaatacaacttatatgcatgtacgtgtgtgtataaaccaatgcaggtttcactggatactcattgtcattgagttaaactcaagtcagttagtaatcttggactcattgagaaaagagcgagcactataccaagatatgatagacattattcagggataatttcgatctctcgcgcacaactattattgaatagactttgtcataatttattaacgatcgtacattattggtcgcacagggtttggaaagagtttattcggcaacaccgcaaggattgcaaggcaccacttaatgtagttgaaataccagtaagttgcactatatatacttccccacgtgtttaattactatatcgtacttcaatttacgtgtgagatgatgagaataatctttttctcgtacagtggtgtttgcggcaggaaccaggtaataacttgtgtggatactacgtttgtgaatttatcactacatacataagaagaactcctgaagatgtcctcatagtacgtatatatcaattttttatttatttttaaatgaatatatatatgtattaatacttttccttttatttcaaatgcaagactgaatggttgaaacgaagggtcatgtaaaaagaccatctgaaagcagttcaagagtcaatagcaggatatcttctagaaaaagtgctaaatcccaacggcgagttctactttgatctaaggaactaatgatgtaaattaaatgtttattgatatcgttattttcgagaacaagattatgaaagtgttgtatatatacatatatatctataatatatatagtttcatactttattcgaatataataatgctcgagatgagaattagatgtaattatatgcgtgcgtgtatttatattagcagcgtagaatacgtacataaaaacatattatatattaaacaaatatgtgtaactgaactaaaaacaaattaaacaaaaaaaaaagaaaaagaaaaggaacctttagttccggttggggttaccaaccgggactaaagggtgcgccaggtttgctcggctggaggacctttagtcccggttggtaacaccaaccgggactaaaggtccctctttagtcccggctcgatgacctgaGACTGAAGGTttcatctttagtcccgggatcgttgtcccggcgcggtaactgggactaaagaccgttaccgcccgggacaacaagtccattctgtagtagttaCACCAGTGTGCAAAAAGAGGGCAATATAGGTAATGAGTGGCAGCTGAAGAATATAATACCGATGCCCATTGCCGATTGTTGCATATACTTCGTTTGTGAACCTCAACGGTACATTTTCCTGGCAGACTACACATCAGGATGTTTCACACTTGATTTCAAGACTATGACGTTTGAGAGGGTCAATACGAAGGGCCAAGATGTTCAACCCTATCTTGGGGCAAAGAGGGCCATGTTGAGAGCGATCGTCGATTGTTGTTCGGCCATGGCTTTTTTGTTCTTGTTGTGTTTGGTATGAAATCGAACAGAGATGGTTGATGATGGTGTCCCCAGCTCGCGAGTCACGAGCACTATATATAAGAGGGAGAAAGATCAGAGTGGAAATTAAAGTTCATCAATTCCGGCCTGCAACTGCACAAAAGTTACGATCACAGCTTTACTCTTTTTTCCCCTCTATCTATAAACGCGAAAACGCCTCAGTTTAGGAGGATGTACTTATGTCATTATGTGTATTCATTTTGCAGTTTCCGTAGTTTAGTTTGTATTCCTCGCTACCTCCTCTTGCAATATACTCACTCAGTCCAAAAAAATATACAATTCTAACTTCCCAAGAAGTTAAAcagttttaagtttgatcaaatctatataaaaaaaactataccagataaatattattagatttttatgaaacatattttcatagtataactctatttggagacataaacgttgatactattttctatataaacttggtcaaacctaagAAAAATTAACTTATCTTAAACATAGTATTGCATTTTTATTGGATGAAGTAataatataatatattaatgtctTTCATTTAttagcaatgtacttggattaaATATGCTCCAATGGTGCATATTACTTTACTCTGGATAAAATAAGAGCAACTTCAACAGATCTCTTATATCCCTTTTCCCCTATAATCTGCTATAGAAGATCACTCAAAAGCAATCATATAGGAGTGTTCTAATGCATTAGATTACTCAAAAGTCATCCCTATTCATTATTACACGTGTTGCCTACATGTCAAGGTCAAATccatcttctttctcctcttcccAACTTCTTGTCAAACGGGCATTTTTCTTCTTCATCCACTTCTCCTCGAACAATAAAAGGGTAGCCAACGATGCACGGTGCAGCCTCGGGATCCTCACGAAGTCACGGGCAGTGAAACGAGGCCTGGTCGCGTGGGTGTGGTGACCGATGGGCAGCAAAGGCATGACCTCAGGATCTCGGCGGCTGGCGGTGCGACCTCAGGAGCCTGGAACGGTGGCAAGGCCTAGCCATGGGTGCCCAGTAGGCGGTGAGGCGGTGACACGAGGCGCGACCTCATGGGTCCGGCAGGCAGCGGGGTGTATGCGACAATTTGGCATGGGACCCATGTATACAGGTGGTGCCAGTGTCTCCTTAGGTTTTGAGATGTCTCTAATAGATATAGGGAAAGGAGATCTACTAGAGCAACCTAATCTCCTATATTACAAGATTTTAGGGATAGAGAAGGAGAAAGATctggtggagatgctctaacctCGAGCCTTAGGTTCATGGAGGGATGGGATAATTGGCAATGCTTGCTGGATATATGTAAATTTGTACTAAGTTTCTGAATATCTGGTCAATATACGAGCTTTCTTATGGCCCTTAGAGAGGTATCGATAGGTATCATGTGTAAATCTTGGTACCATCCTTGTAGAAAATATCTACAATTAGTATAGATTTTGGCACCTCTTTGTAAAGCAAATGTACAACCAGTAAAAAATTCGGCACCTCCTCATAAAAAATAGGTACTATGACTAATTTAAATTTTAGTACCCTCACTGGGTGGTGAAGAATTCTAAATTTTATGGTACAATATATAAGACAAAaaaagcgcgtgtttagtttcagaaagttagaatttggggctattgtagcactttcgtttttatttggcaattagtgttcaatcatagactaattaggctcaaaacgttcgtttcacaatttcccaccaaactgtgcaattaatttttttcgtctatatttaatgcttcatgcacgggccgtaaacattcgatgtaataggtactgtagcactttttgaaaatttagggtggaactaaacaagacgAAAATATCTAAAGCACTTTCAGTGCACATTTTATTCTCAACATTAGAATAAGTGACAGCTGGCTGGATGTTGCTATGCTGTTGCCTGTTGATAAGTCTCGTCCATCTCTATATATATACAAATGTTTGTGTACTAAATTTCTGTAGCGCTGCATGCTGGTTTTGATGGGTCATCTGGCCAACGTTTAATTAATTGCTCTTATTACAAGCACCCATATTAAAAGCCAAGCATTTAGCCTTCGTTAAACAGTCACAAGGATTAACACCACCCATACATCAAAACTGAATGGATTATACTATTTGCCTTGGATTTATTTGCACCCCACTTGAAGGTCCACGTATATTGTGCAAAACGATACATGCTTCAGTCGGTCCGAGGAGGAGGGCGATGACTATGATGAGCACGAGGGACGCAGTGGTTGCATCCACAGGAGACCACACTACCGGAATCGTAAGTTTTGCCTAGTGCCAAGAACTTTGCCGAGTTTTTTAtatcgggcacccggcaaaggctgtctttgccgagtgcccaaactcCAACCCTCGACAAAGACacgaccctcggcaaagcttgtctttgctgagtgctcccgatcagcactcggcaaagacgtcctctttgccgagtgctctgacATGCCACTGCCGAGTGTCAACGTctcacactcggcaaattttggcCCGCCGTTAAACTAGCCTGCCGTcgtcagctctttgccgagtgtataaaTGGAATACTCGGCAAaagtagacactcggcaaagtataatttttttttactCCTGCACTTCAAAAATTTTCACATCTCCACATaccacatgtggtactccatgcttaagtttggtgtatttttgaatttattttctatatttaactaattaattgcatttcaagcaattttttgaattaagttaaatttgaactgcaagtgattcaaatatttggaaaaaatgagtataaaattgatattcatgttattcaaCCCAGTTTGAGGCCTTACCTATAAGATTATAAGGGGTTTCGAACATCTTATTTCAGAAACACGACTCCGAGCGTGTggttgaatggtttttaaattctataaaaagtaaagaaagtccgaaaatcatgaaatttgataagatgtcatgatatcatatgtggaggctgtggtaaaaaaattgagaaggtgtcGCATAAGTTGTCACGTACATTGCTTACAAACCGAaacatctccgaagaagtttcatgatggTTGAGAATGATCTggtaagatttggagtgaaaGTAACGGTCGAGTTGTGGTTTGACTccgaaactttttgtatagccaatAGACATCAAAGATCATGTCATGTTAAATTTTAGTgatttttggatccatttgataattattAATTTTTAATTGCAATTATATAAATGGAATTTGAGATATAACTACATGAAATCATGGTCTATTTTTCGCTGAAGCATCAAAtttgcattgttgagtgaatttgacaaggtattttcaaagtgtaTTGGAACAAATTTGGAAAAAACGGTTAAGGAAAAgggaaaggaaatagaaaagtttttttaaaaaaaatatctttgccgagtgtcctagggttagcactcggcaaagtatagtctttgccgagtgcctgataggcttgactctcggcaaagatttttaatggttttttaaaaaaaaatcccggCTTAGCCGAGTGTTGGAtcgcggacactcggcaaaggcctgacCGAGGACTTAACTGGCACGGCCGAcactcacgcacgcacgcacactccCGTCCCCTAGCTCCCTCACCGCCGCTGCCAGCGCCGCCTCCTGCCCTGCCCGTCATCCTCGCGCCGCCGCGCCTTCTCCCGCGCTGCCCCGCTCGTGCCCGCCCGCCGTGCTCGCGCCTGGCGCGCTCGCCCGCCGACCGCGGCCCCGAAGCCGCCTCCACCGGCAAAGTTTGGCCCGCCGGCCGCCCCCGTCACCGCCCCGCACGCCACCCCGCCCGCAACGCCGCGCCTGCGCGCCGCCCCGCGcgcgcccgcccgcccacgccgGTCGCTCCCGCCGGTGGCCCGCCGCCTGGACTCGTCTCGGCCGCACCCGGCGCCCgtccccgcgcgccgacgacgcaggctcccgcggctgccccccggcgtcccgcacccggcgCCCTCCCCTgcgcgccgacgacgcaggcttcGGCGCCCGGCCTCCTGTGCAGTACCTAGGTAATCTACATCTCTAGCTACCACATCTACATCTTCCGGAGACTTTCCATCTCTAGCTACGACATCTTTGGTCATGCCTGAAACAACAGATCAACATTTTCCATAATTATTGCAATCACAGTTGAATGGTTATAGTTAAGATCTTGAAAACTAActgtgctcattttcagcacttTTCTTTTGCCGCTTTAGCAATTTTCGGTTCAAAGTACTTTACGTTCGGTTCACAGCACTGGTAAGAATGTAAAGTACCAGTAAAGCATGTAAAGTAAGACACTACTAGTTTTTACTAGTGCTTTACGAAGTTCACGGCACTGTTACTTACTTTGAACCGAACTGTGCATTACGAGGTATGTTCTGACAAATAACTCCTTACCAGACAATGTGGCAGCATGTGTTGAATTGAGCAACGCAACAAAACCAGAGAATCCACGGCTGTAGCTGTACAGAATAGCTTCCCTTGCTTCCCGGCCTACGCAGCTAAATGAGTACGCTGAATCCATTTCTTTATTATAAAGCTCAACTATGCAAATTTCTAACCATCCTGCTGTTTttttcgcagtcggcgtcacatggtggcgcgCCCGTCTCCCAGTTCGAGGCGTGGgcaatggcccacaagggcaaggcgacgtacGACGTCCACTACAACccagaggacccgcccgaggcgtacagcaactcgtccgtccacacccgcctcactgagtacacagcgatggcaagggaggtccatgggccagagtacgatcccacctccgaggaccttgatggagaagtcgtcatgaggttgggaggagggaagaagcACGGGCGGTAGTGGATTGGCAACGGCGCAATCGACCCGGCCCGTACTAGGTCTCTCtccgagattcgagcaaggagcacgagctcgagcccAGCCATACGCACATGGCCGGACTGTACATAGCACACGGTGCAGGCACtcaaggttatttctgttttattcatcgttcattgatttttacgtACCTTTGCTTTGCGTTGTATCATTggggtgaaatattgtaggccgaggtggtggaagagaggaggcgaCGGGAGGAGGCTGaggcgagggctgaggaggatcgACGGAGGATGGAGCAGATGTTTCAGTATATTCAAGGTCTTGGGGCTTACTCAGGCTATGTTCCACCACCGATGATATTCACTCCACCAAATGATCCTGCTGTCACTCCCGTGAGTTTCTCTACCTTAAATCTAAATGTGAATGTGGATATGGATATATGAATGTGAATCCAAATGATATGTTGAGACAAATGCACCATGATACGTGAATATGCATATGTGGTTGTCGGTCATCGTACCGTTGTTTTGTTGTAGGTTTTGgacacctcaccgtgcaggggaggtgctgccaaaattttgaactgaCACTTATATGTTGCTTTTTTTCAAGTTTTTAGAACCTACCTtaaatcttgtctcacacatgcaatcacttctcttttgtgcaggagCAATCGACGGCGTCGAATGATGTTCATGGCACACCTCCAGCTCAGGGCACACCTCCGTCGCAGTGGGACCGGTGGAGTGGCCGTTAACAATAGAGGTAGATGGACTTGTGCTTGTGATGCTTATTTGTGAATGGTGGCACTTGTGGCAGCACTTGGATGATATTTGTGGACTATGTGATACTTGTGGACAACTTATGATGATATTTGTCATGGTTATGGATTATATGTGATGGTTGTGTGATATATGTGATTGTTGTGtgatatgtgatatatatgtgatggttgtgtgatatatgtatgtgtggatgcaataaacaaaaaaatacaaaaaaagcaAATTTCCCAGCTATGCCGAGTGCAAtaaccaagacactcggcaaagttgggaggctttgccgagtgctatgaccatgacactcgacaaaggcagggaagctttgccgagtgccacacgtaagacactcggcaaagcctcgcttcctttgccgagtgctacatgtcagacactcggcaaagcctccttgcctttgccgagtgccgccaattaggcactcagcaaagcggccacctttgccgagtgtagtgcgattgacactcagcaaagagagcgggctttgccgagtgcccccgtgaggcgctcggcaaagcgaccgtcactGTCGATTGGCGCTGTCAAggaacttttctttgccgagtggtttacgggcactcggcaaagcctttgccgagtgcccgacaaaagacactcggcaaagagcctttgccgtCACCGGCTTTGTCGAGTGATCTTTGCCAagggttacactcggcaaaggctttgccgagtgtatatggggatttgccgagtgtcacaggcactcggcaaagaacctgagtCCAGTAGTGCCACCTCTAGAATCGAGCAGACGGACTCACCACAGAGGCACAGATCCTCTAGTAGCAGCACGTCGTGACTCATGAGACACTGAAAGACCGAACTAGACGACCAGAGGGGGTGAATGGGAGTCAATCCAAATTTTCTCTCGAAATGACCACTGTCCCAAAATTACCACCAAAAGCACCAAACACTCCAAGCGAGATGCCCTCGAGCCAAGTGATGGCTGGATGTTCACTAGAAACACAGTAGCACACCTCAACACACACAAAGCACTAACACAACAACAAAAACCTAAGACGGTGCTCTCCACTTCTATCGCGGAGAAGCAAGAGTCTGACTCGAAACTCTCAAGCCAACTGGTGACTAGAGAGCTGAGAAAAGTTCTTGAACACAGCAAGAACCTCACAGAAGAAACAGAAGGCCAAATGGACAAACGGAGCAACAAAACGGGCGTAAACCACCAAACCACTCGTGGGCAGCGTACCATGCGCTCACCCCACGAACTCAACATGTGTCACTGTCTTCCTTGACAGCCCGGCCATCAAGTCCTCCTCTGCCTCCGCTTGACTTGCTGGACCGTCATCTTGACTTGGTCAATGCGGTCCACTTCATATGTACTCTTGCACTTGTTGATGGCCCCAGGTGTCAGCCACCCACGGTCAGTCACCCGGCTTCTctagtccctcggtccaagccccGGCATCCGTCCTTCATCGCTCCCAATCCATCGGCGCAACCCCGCTTGACCTTCACCTTGGCCGTCGACCACAGTCTCCGAGCTTCATACCTGCGCACCACAATCCAAGtgacatgttgcacaacccaaaCTCACGCCTCGGTTAGTTCACCAACTCAACTCAAACGCTACTcgcgttgacaatcactcatcataaATCGAGCCACATGGGTACATATCGACCATTTGTTCGTAGACACACCTGCGGGTTGGTGTTCTTGAGGCAGCAATGGCATTCCAAGCacgtcatctctctctctctctccctcaacaTAAGGGCATGGTCTAGACTGCCCCGGTGGAGGGATGTGGGAAAGGAGGACGTCGGCGCGGGACGGAGGTTGGACACATGTGGCGACGGAAGGGGCAACGCCGGGTGGCATGAGGAGGGGAGGAGCAGACGCTAGCACGTGTCTGAGGTGGCCACTGACACGGGGAGGGCAAAGACGGGGCAAGGGCGAGCGGACACCGAGCGTGGAGGGAAGGGCCAGACGCTGGCCGTGGGAAAGGGAGACACAGTGAGGGGCACATACCGTGTGCAAAAAGAAGTCAAGTGAGGGGAAGCCGTGCGGTGGAGATAGGGTGGAGAAAGAAGAAATAGAGATAAATTAGGGAAGAAGATaatgaaggaagaaaagaaaaaaaaagaaaaaaatataaggGTGTTATAGCTATTCTCCTGGTTTTTCACATCTAGGAGAAGTTGTTTTTATCAAACATTTCTCTATCCAAACAAACTGAAGGTAAAAAGAACTGCTTCACCGTAGAATGTACAGACTGATTTTGGTTATAATTAGAGTTGTATCAAACGGGCCTTAAAAATATGTACTCATCAATTTCTGCATATTTGATCTATTTCCAAGCTTTCTTATGGCCCTTAGAGAGGTATCATGTGCAAATCTTGGCACCTCCTTGTAGAAAATATGTAGATTCAGTATAAATTTCGGTAC
This genomic interval from Miscanthus floridulus cultivar M001 unplaced genomic scaffold, ASM1932011v1 os_1392_1_2, whole genome shotgun sequence contains the following:
- the LOC136533981 gene encoding uncharacterized protein, with protein sequence MTKDVVARDGKSPEDVDVVARDVDYLGTAQEAGRRSLRRRRAGEGAGCGTPGGSRGSLRRRRAGTGAGCGRDESRRRATGGSDRRGRAGARGAARRRGVAGGVACGAVTGAAGGPNFAGGGGFGAAVGGRARQARARRAGTSGAAREKARRREDDGQGRRRRWQRR